Genomic segment of Dendrosporobacter quercicolus:
AGAGCAGTTCCAGCAGCTCTAACTGATAGGACAAATCAAGATAGGTAGTCGGCTCGTCCAGCAGAATCAAATCGGTTTGCTGGGCAAGCGCCATGGCGATCCAGACCCGCTGGCGCTGCCCGCCGGAAAGATTGTCCACCGCTGTGATTTCCAGCTCCGTGAGTTTGGTGGCTGCCAGCGCCCAGTCGATGATGTTTTTGTCTTCTGGTTTTAATTTGCCCAAACCCCGTTGATAAGGAAAGCGGCCGTAGGCCACCAGCTCGCCTACCGTCAAACCGGCCGGGGCCAGGGGAGATTGCGGCAGAATTGCCATTTTTTTGGCTATTTCCCTGGTCGATAACTGGCGGATATCGTTTCCATTCAGGTATACCACGCCGTTTTTCGGTTTCAGGATGCGCCCCAGGGTCTTTAACAGCGTGGACTTGCCGCAGCCGTTTGGACCGATGATGGCCGTAATTTCCCCCCGGGGGATTTGCGTATTCAAATTGTCCACTACCAGGTTATTCTCGTAGGCGACGGACAAATTTTCTGTTGCAATGCTGTTCAGCTTGGATCATCCTTTCGTCAGCGGCTTTTCATTAAAAGATAGAGGAAATACGGCGCGCCGATAATCGCTACCATGATGCCGGCGGGAATTTCCGACGGCTGCAGAATAACCCGGGCCACGGTATCTGCCGCCGAAACCAATACCGCCCCTGTCAGTGCACAGGCGGGCAGCAAAATCCGATGGCCCGGTCCCACCAAACGCCGTGCCAGATGGGGCGCAATCAGCCCCACAAAGCTGATGCCGCCGCTGACAGCCACGCAGGAGGCGGCCAGTGCGACCGCAGCGGCCAGCAACCTGCGGCGTTCCCGCTCCACTGAAGCGCCCAGGCTGTGGGCCAGCTCGTCCCCCAGATTCAGTACATCCAGCACCCGGGACTTGAACAGCACATAGGGAATCAGGAGCAGCAGCCAAGGCAGCAGGGCCAGCACGAATTTCCAGTTGCTGGCCCAGATGCTGCCTGCCTGCCAGGTCGCAACAAAGTCAAACTGGGTATCAGCCAGCTTGACCACCAGCACGGTGGTCAGGGAGGATATGCCGGCCTGCACTGCCACTCCGGTTAGAATCAGCCGTAGGGGCGCGATGCCTTCTTCTTTCTTGAAAGCCAGCCCATAGATGATCACCGCCGTTACGCCCGCGCCAAACAGCGCCAGAAACGGCAGCGTGAATACCGAGAGAAAGGACTGCGTTCCGAAGAACAGCACATACAGAATGACCATCAGTCCCGCGCCTGCGTTTATGCCGAGCAGGCCGGGGTCGGCCAGCGCATTTTTGGCGACGCCCTGGATGATACAGCCGGACAGCGCCAGTCCGGCTCCGACCAGGATGGAAATCATAATGCGGGGCAGCCGGAAATCAAACAAAATTAGGTTTTCCCTGGCCGTACCGCCGCCCAAGAGGGTGCGCAGCGTATCCGGCGGCGATAGTTTCGTGTAGCCGGTGTTCATGCTGATGATAAAGGAAAGCATGAGCAGCGCCAGGCAGGCGGTGACAATGGCTGACCGGCGCAAAGCAATTTTTCTTTTATAGGTCTCGATTGTCTGCCGTTGATTTGTCATCATAGCCCCATCCTTTGCTTGCGGGCCAGATATAAAAAGAAAGGAACGCCGACAAGTCCGATCAGTGCGCCAATGGGGGCTTCAAAGGGCGGATTGAGCGTCCGCGCGCCTAAATCAGCCAGCACCAGGAGCAGTGCGCCCAACACCGCCGAGGACGGGATAACCCAGCGGTAATCCACACCGACAAAATATCGCGCCAGGTGAGGAATGATCAGGCCCACAAAGCCCACAGCGCCCACAACGGAGACCGCAGCGCCCGCCAGTATCAGCACGATCAGGAAGCACAGCACATTGGCCACTGCCGTATTCAGCCCCAAGCCCTTGGCGACATCCTGGCCAAGACTCATCAGGGATATGGAGCGGGCCAGGGCGATGGCGCCCAGGAGAGCGCCCAGTATCCACGGGGTCATAATTCTGATTTGCTCCCAGTTGGAACCGGCCACGCCGCCGGCTGTCCAGAACATCATATTCTGCGCGACGCCGAAGTACAGGGCAATGCCCTGGCTAAGCGCCGCCAGCAGCGCACTGACCGCGGCGCCCGCTAATACCAGGCGCATGGGGGTAGCGCCGCCGCGGCGCAGGGAAGCGATGCCGCCGACCAGCGCCGCGCCCACCGCCGCCCCCAAGAAGGAGAAAAAAATAATCTGCATATAGCCCAGGCGCGGAAAAAAGGCAAAGCAGACGGACAAGGCAAAACCCGCGCCGGCGTTCAGGCCCAGCAGACCCGAGTCCGCCAGGGGATTCCGGGTCGCGCCCTGCATGACGGCTCCCGCTACGGCCAGGGCAGCGCCAACCAGGGCGCTGGCAATCACGCGGGGCAGGCGCAGGTCAACAACAATTAAATGCTGGGTGTTCTTTGCGTCAAAGCGAAACAGGGCGTCCCATATTGAAGAGAGCGGAATTTCCGCCGCGCCCCTGGTAATGGAAACGGCCATGAGCAGGGCCAGCAGCCCCGGCCCTGCTCCCATAATGAACCATGCTGTCCAGGCGTGGCCTTTTATTTGAACCGGCTGGGCCGGTTTGTTTGTCTGATGCATTCCGGTGGTTGTCTCCCTTCCGTTCATCGCGGCCTGTACCTGACTTTCCTCAATGGTAAAGCGTATTGGCGGCAAAAACGGGCCCAGCCCGTTTTCATGATTGCTCTGAGAATACCCGCAACAGTTCCCCGGCCGTAACCCGCAGGGCAAGAGGCCCAAATGTATTGAGAGAATCGTCAAAAAAGAGAACCTGACCACTGTTTACTGCAGTTAATGACTGCCATACGGAGGAAGATTCCTGCGCTTTGACAAATGTTTGCGCAGCTTGGGTGGAATCCTGAAAAATAATATAATCCGGATTCATCTCGGCGACTGCCTCCAGAGATAAGGTTTGATAATCATCCGGATAGCCCGGGGGTTTGGCAATTCCGAAAGTTTCGTAATACTCCTGAGTGCCGCGTGAGATAAATGATTTTCCGTCGGTGCGGAACAGGGCAATGGTTTTGTCGTTATGCTTACGCAATTTATCCTTAGCAGAAGCAATGATTATCTCAGTTTCTTTAATGAAATCCCGGGCAAGGGCTTCTTTCCCGACAATTTCGGCGCAGGCTAAGGTCTGATCCTGCCAGGCCGCGTTAAAATCGATTTGAATAACAGGTGCAATCTGTATGAGCTGGTCGTATATTTGAGCTAAATGACCTTGTCCTTTAAAGGTAACAATGACATCCGGGTTTGCCGCCAAAACGGCCTCTAAATTCAAATCGCGGGCACTGCCTAAGTCTATAATGTCGGCTGTTCCCGCATAGGGTTTAAGCGTTTGCCATTCCGTCAGCGCCGTCATTGCATTTCCTTTTGAAGCGCCCATCGACGCAACGGGCGGCGTTTCCAGCGCAAAGAAGTATTCCAAATACAAGGAGTGAAGAATAGCTATTCTTTGCGGCTGCTTTTGTAAAACAACTTTATTTCCCGCCGCGTCCGTAAGCGTTCTCGGCCAGGCGGCCTGCTGCGCGTTAGCAGCGCTTGTTGTTCCCGGCGCGTTTGGCTTATGATCGGCAGGAGCTTTGGCGCAGCCGGCCAAGAGAGCTGTCAACAGTGCGAGGGAGAGGAACAGCCCCAACAGTCTTTTCATGCGGTTACCTCCTATAACGTTGTGTTTGCGATGTTCATCCGGCAAGCGTTGCTAGCGAAAACAGCATTATAGGCTGGAAATGGGTCCAGCCTATAATGCGGGGGACTAAATTCCTGAAATTTCCCGCAGCCAGCCCGGAAAGATGACGAGCTGGTCCTGCCTGCTGCTGTTTAAAACTGCATGGTCGCCGACAGCTTAACGGTGCGGGGGCCGCCTAACGTGGCGAAGCCTTCCATACTGAAAGCACCCGCCCAGTATTTTTTGTCCAAGAGGTTTTCCACACTGAGCCGGTAGGTGACCGGGGTGTTATTGATCTCGGTTTTATAGCGCGCGCCGAGGTCATAGCGTACCCAGCTTGGAAGTTTGATGGTATTGGCATTGTTGATATACTGGGAATCGGTGTACACCGCCCGCAGCGACAGTGTCAGATCCTTGTTCCAGGGGGTGTCCCACTCGACGCCGGCGTTCATCGTCCATTTGGGTACGCCAAAGGGGGTATTGCCTTTTGTTGCAGCTGAGGCTGCTTTAGTTATTTCACCCCGCAGATAGGTAATACCTCCCAGAATGCGTACATTTTCGGCAATTTGGCCAAAAGTGCTCCATTCCACGCCGCGGCTTTCCTGTTCGCCGTCATAGGTCTGGGTTTTTTCATCCAGACTGTTTGTAACAACCATTGTATTGGGCTTGTTAATTTGAAACAACGCCAGTGTATTGGCAAAATTGCCTCTGTCCCATTTGACGCCGATTTCTGTTTGTTTGCTGGTATACGGCGCCATTAACTGACCGGCGTTCGTATAGCCTGAGGTGCTTAAGACCTGGTCGCCGGGGGAAAGTGCTTTAATGTAGTTGCCGTAAAGCGCAACCGAGTCGCCCCAGGGTTTGGCGACAAAGCCGACCACCGGCAGCGTTTTATCGTCGTCATGCTTTGCGGTCCGAGCGCCGGTGGCGGCGATGAAATTTTCCGTTTTCACGCTTTGCCGGCGCAGGCCTAAGGTGAGCTGCACTTTTTCCTCATTGAAGGAAAGGGTGTCGGCCAGAAGAAAACTGGACAGCTTGCTGGTCGTCGTCTTCCCGCCTTTGCCTGTCCAGGAGACACTGTCAAATAAATCGGCGAAGGAATAAGAGTCATCATAAATACTGATGGGGAAACCACTCATATAAGGAGTAGGGACATAACGATTGAAGGTGCTGGAATACTCATTATCGAGAAAGCTGGAGCTTAAGACCAACTGATGTTTAACCGAACCGGTCTGGTAAGCGCCGCGCAGCCCCAGCTCGGCTGAAGTGGCGTCGTTCCAGAAGTTTTGTTTGAACAGATTGCGGGGATAGGCCGTTCCGTCAGCCTGGACAAGTAAAATATGATTGCCGTTGATGAAGCCGGTGGCCCTGGAGGCGGCTTGGCCGAAGCCGAAGTAGGTGGTTAGGTTGTCCTGCAGGTCATATTCGCCTTTAAACAGAATCCCGTTGTTCCGGGCCGCGCCCGAGGTGCCTTTAAACAGATTGGTCGAACCGTGCGGCGCTTTAATATGATTGCTTTGCAGCTGATACATGGAGATGAGGCCGTTTTCATAATAGTCCTGGGAGCCGTAAGCATCCAGCGACAGCCGCCAGCGGTCGCTGCGGTAGTCCACACCCAGGGCGCCCAGCAGCCGTTCCTTCGACTGCCCGTCGGTTTCGGTGTCGCCATCTGCATACAGGCCGTTAAAGCGTACGCCCCATTCTTTGTTTTTGCCGAAGCGCCGGCCAATGTCGAGATGTCCTCCCAAGTGAGACGAAGAGGTATAACTGGCGGTAAAGTTCGTGAGGTCTTCCTCGTCGGCGCGTTTGGGCGCCAGGTTGATCGCGCCGCCCACCGAGGCATTCACGCCGCCGTAGAGCAGGGAACCGGGCCCCTTGAGCACGTCCACCCGTTCGAGAAATTCAACGGGAACACGGTAGTATGGCGCCAACCCTGACATGCCGTTGAAATAAAGATGTTCCATAGCGACGTCCAGGCCGCGGATTTTGTAATATTCGGCGGCCTGCCCGGTGGGGGTGGTAAAGCGGACGGAGGGATCGTTGATGAGTACGTCGTACAGGGTATTGGCCTGCTGGTCTTCGATGATCCGGGCGGTGTAGCTGGCGACGTTAAAGGGTGTGTCCATAAAATCCCTGTTGCCGAGGACGCCGAGATTAGCGCCGCGGGCCACCTGCCCGCCGGCGTAGGCCGGTGACAGTGTTTGGCGGCTGGCGGTTACCTCAACCCCTTCCAGGGTAAATACACGCTGTCGGTCAGTTAACGCAGCGGAAGCGTCCGCTTGGGCAGCGGTCTGGCCCGTTGCGGCTGTTTCCGCCATATCTTCGGCAGAGACAAGGGCCGGCATGTGCCAGAACAGGCTGCTGCCGACCAGGGCGTAAAGCAGGCGCTTTCTGGCCGGGGACAATTTTTTCTTCATTCTGTCAACTCCTTTACTGGTGAAAAACACTGTCTGCATAGCTGCCACAGGGCCGTCAGGTTTTTTGAACCGCCAGCTCCTATGCCAATGAGTATCACTATCAAAAAAATTAGTACTTATAGAATACCAAGTAAAAAAGTTGGCGTAAATGGAGAAAGTTCTAAGTGAAAAGTTAAAGTAAATGGGGTAAAATCCAAATAAACAGCTGTGTAAATAAGATCTTGCCCGGCAAAATACGTTAAATAAATGGAGGAAGTTCCAAAACAGTCCGGATTTGACCAAGGGATGGGCGGAGTGGGATGGTTTCCGAAAGGTTCAAAGGCCCGGAACCGCTTTCGCAGGGTTGACAGCCGGTGTTAAAATTACTATAGTTATAATGAATGATAACTAATATCATTCATTACCTGTTAAGAAACTGATATTTAAAGCATTATTTAAACGGCTATCAACACCAATCTTAAGCGCATCATGCCGGGAGGCTCTCAGCAAGCCTGGCCTTATTGCGCAGCGCCAAGGTGAGCGGGGAGGGCTGAAAATGCATGTGGATATTAACCAACTGGCGGGAAACTTTTCCCGAATCAAATTTGAAATCGTTGATGTGGTCAAAGTGAAAGTGCCGCCGGGCAAAAAATGTTTAGGCGTTTTCACTCCACCGGTCTCGGGGTTGATTTTTCCTCTCGCGGGGCAGGCGAGAATGTTTTTTGACGGTGTGCCTTATGAGATGGAGCCGGGAAAGATTTTCCACGGCGCGCCAAATAGCGCTCTGGATAAGGAGGTTGTGGGAAACAGCGGATGGAATTATATGGTAATTCATTACCGGGTTGACGACAGCGCCAAAGCTGAGTTTCCCCAGGCCTTTTCCCACTACCGGATTGATTCGGGTTACAGCCCGCGCATCAATGATCTGCTGCAGCGGCTGTACAACGTCTGCATAACACCGGGCAACCTGCCGGCGCTGCAGGCCCAATCGCTGTTTTTCAGCATTTTGGATGAAAGCCTGACCTGCGCCGGCAGCCGCAGCCGTCAAAGCGAGCGGACCAGGGAACTGGTGGAGCAGGCTGTAGAATACATGAAGAGTCATTACATGGAACCGCTTACGGTGGGCAAACTGGCCGGGCAGTATGGCTTAACCAGGAAACAGTTCGCCTATCTGTTTCAAAAACATACCGGCATGGCGCCGCTGGAATATCTGATTGAGCACCGGGTGCGGCGCGCCCGTGAACTGTTATGCACCACAGCCTGTTCCATTGCGGAGGTTTCGGCTGGCGTAGGGTACACCGATCCTTATTATTTCAGCAAGCTGTTTAAGCAGCGTACAGGCTTCTGTCCCACCAAACTGCGCGGCTATTTCGGTTTGCGCAGTGCACTGTGAAACAGGGAACTCCTGCCAAATGAGAAAAATTTGGCAGGAGTTTTTGATATGAAAGGGTAATTGTTTTAGCATAGAAGAGATGGTGAGCTGGAGGCTTCATCTGGCTATAACGGCCACGCCCGGGGCTGGGCGGGTTAGTTAAGCTGTGGGCTGAAGCTGCCTGCGGAGCTATGGCAATTATCCGGGCCGGTTTTACGGCACTCAAAGCAATTGATAAAACAAACCATGCGTTGAACAATGAAAATATAATTTGCCATGCCCTAGCTTATGAAAGCGGAATTGCATATTCCATTCGGGATATTGTTTTACAATATAAGCTCGATCTCCCGTGACATAAGCAACGAAGGATAGATAATGCTCTTTTTTCATTTCATGGGATGAGGAAACAAACAGTTCATCTTCTACCGGCTCTATGTTCAGTAAATGCTCGCCGCTTGCTTTTGCCGCCGCTAATGCCTCCAATCGCTTTGAGCAGCATGAGAGATTGGCATCTCCGGTTGCTGTCAGGAGATTATTGCAATGAGGGCAGACATAGAATTTAAGTTTTTTCATATTTCCCCCAATCGTCTCATTTAACTTGATTTCGCCTGCGAGGATTTCTTCAATATTGACGCCAAATATTTCCGATAGTTCAGGAAGCAATGACACATCAGGGCAGCCCAGGCCACGCTCCCATTTGCTTATGGCTTTGTCGCTGATGTTCATCAAATCGGCGACTTGCTTTTGCGTCATATGTTTTTCTTGGCGCAAATGACAGATGAGTTTGCCAATTTTTTCGCAATCCACTCGCATCACCTCCGGATTTTAGTTTAAAGTATAGTTTGAAGCAAATCAATAAACGAACCGTAGAGTCCATTGTGAAACGAAACAGGGAAACGGCATTAAGCAGGAAAGTCATGTCAAATCTTGGAAAGGGCGGAGATTTATGGGTAGCAGGATTGATTACAAAAGAGAACTGAAAGCGTTATACACGGCATCGGCCAAAGCGTGTTCGATAACGGCTGTTCCAGCCATGAATTTTCTGATGCTTGACGGAAAGGGAAATCCGAATGGCTCAATTGAATTTCAAAACGCGGTGGAAGCGCTGTTTAGTGTTGCCTACGCGCTAAAATTTATGATGAAAAAATCTGCTGATATTGACTATGGGGTTATGCCTTTGGAAGGGCTTTGGTGGTGTGACGATATGGCGGCTTTCACCACGGCAAGCAAGGAAAGCTGGCAGTGGACGCTAATGATCATGCAGCCGCCTTGCATAACCGCTGAAATTTTTTCCGGGGCGGTTGAAGAAGTGAGCCGGAAAAAAGCTTTGGCTGCTGCGGAGCAATTGGTCTTTGGCGCATATGAAGAAGGCAAAACCGTTCAGATCCTGCATATCGGCCCCTTTTCCGAGGAAGGGCCGACCGTTGCGAAGCTGCATCAATTTATTTCGGAGCATCAATATCAAATGAACGGCAAGCACCATGAAATTTACCTCAGTGATACCAGGCGAGGCCAGCCGGAAAACTGGAAAACAATCATAAGGCAGCCCGTCCGCTGACTTTCATTGGTAACGGGACAGGCCCTGACGATGAAAGTACAGCGGAACTGACTGAAAATCAACCGCCGGTTGACTCACTGCAAAGTATTGCAACTATGGTTCGCTGGACTTAAAGAACCGGTTATTCTACAATGAGAGTGTCAGTACTGAACATTTCAAAAAGGAAGAGAAAGCATGTCTGATCATTATGAAGTCGGCCGGCGGATTGCCTTGCTGCGTAAAGAAAAATGTTATACGCAGGAAAAAATCAGCGCCCTGCTCAATGTCACGCCGCAGGCTGTTTCCAAGTGGGAACAAGGCAATGCTCTGCCGGATACCCTGTTGCTGCCTTTATTGGCGAAGCTGCTTGACACATCTATTGATTATTTGCTGACAGGAGACAGCTTTGCGGGCAAGACAGGCCCGTATGACGGAGAATATCAAAAAGAAGGCTATTATTGGGGCATGGAGCCTTCGCAGCTGGCCTTGCAAATTCTTGAACACCTGCAGAATGAGGCGGCTGGCAGGCGCTTGTTAGACCTTGGCAGCGGCGAGGGGCGGGATGCGGTTTTTTTCGCCAAACACGGGTTTCAGGTGGATGCGCTGGAAGTTTCAGCTCCCGGTGCGGAAAAAATCAGGCGGTATAGTCAGTTATCCAATTATACAGTCAACGTTATTCAGGCGGATATGATCGGCTATCAACTCTCCGGGGCTTATGATGTTATCTACTCTCATGGATCGCTTCAATTTTTACCATTGACGCAACGACAAAAGCATTTTGACCAATACAAACAACGGACAAGGGGCGGCGGACTGAACGCCCATCTCATTTTTGTTGAAAAGCCGTTCGTTACGCCGGCGCCGGATTGGGAGAGAAACGAATTTTTTTATCAGTCCGGCGAGCTGTCCAGGTATTATCATGACTGGGAAATTTTGCAGTGCGGGGAGAAAATCATTGACTGCAATTCGGCGGGAATAGCTCATCGCCATGCGGTCAATTGCATCATTGCCAGGAAGGCGGACGTTTAAAAAATTATATCCATAGCAGCGAAAACATAGAGAAACTCCTGCCGCATCCCGTTGGCTGAGGCAGGAGTTTCTCTGTTCCTTCTAAAATAATTGTAATAATTTCTGTATTTTCATGACGAAAGGAAGCAGGTTGATGAAAAAGCACTTGAATATTTTCTTTCCCCAATGGCAAGGCGGGGGACAGGGTAAATCAACATACGAGGGCGCTGTTGCAATAAAAAAACAATATCTGGGCCGAAAAGCATTTCGTGATATTGAAGTAAGCCTGGACGATTGCAGTATCGAAAATAATATTTTTGGCTATAAGCCGATTGTCAGGCAGCTGGAGCGCTGCAGGAATTTGGTCATGCAGGAACAGCCGGCAACTATTTTTACGATTGGCGGGGGCTGTGATATTGATATTGTCCCGGTATCTTATTTGAACAGCAGACTAAAGGGTGATATCACTGTTCTCTGGCTGGATGCACATGGAGATCTTAATACCCCGGAATCCTCAAAAACGAAAGCTTTTCATGGAATGCCATTGAGAGCGCTTCTGGGAGAGGGGGATGCACGAGTTTTAAGTCAGGCATTTTCTGTGCTGCTGCCTTCACAAGTTATCCTATTGGGCGATAGAGATCTTGAAGAGGCGGAATTGCATTATATTGAAGAACATCATATTAAGCGCTTAAAAGTATCTGACATTGAGTCCGATATCAATCGTGTAGTAGAAGCAATCAAATCAAAAGGCTCGGCCAATATTTATCTTCATATTGACTTGGATGTTCTCGATCCCCGGGAGTTTCCTTTTGTACAGGTGCCTGTCCCGGATGGCTTAAAAGCGGCAACCCTCGCCCGCCTCTTAACCGTGTTGCGGCAGCAATTTCATGTCTTGGGGTTATCGCTTGTTGAATACCAGCCTGCTGACAAACAGCAAAGCGAAATATTGAAAAATATTGTCGACATGGGCAGCGCTCTTTCCGCGGTGACCAAGTAGTTTGATTAGCTTCGGTCCGGAGTAAAGCGGAAAACCGGCAATCCAGGCAGGGACCGATGCGTTTTTACAAATAACTGCAGTGAGGTTTTTGCGCCAGCCTGAAAAAAACAATTGCCGGCAGGGACGGTATGCATAAATACACGGTGAAGAGTTATCCTAAGAAAGTAGTTTAGTCCAACAATGTTTGCAACTAACCTTTGCTCATCTGTTCAAGAAGATTCTGTTATTAAGCTTTGACGCCTGCGTTCACAGCCGCCTTCAAGTTGGAATTTTTGAAGTGTATTGCGAGGATAAATACGATGAATAGGCAGTTCTATTAAACAATGCAGGAGATGACGGCTTGAAAACGCAAGATAAACCATCGATCCTGTTTGTATCTCTGAATCGCCATCAAAGGCAGTATTTCCGCCAGTTAGGCTCAGCTCTAAGCCCTTTGTACGATATTCACTATAGCCACTATAGCTTGTCAGATTTTCTTGGTGCGCTGATAAAGCCGGAGCTGCCGGAGTCTGTCGCTTTTACTAAGGAAGAATTAGCGGAAATCATCCGTTTTTTACTGTTAAAGGGAAAGTCCCGCAGATTTACCGGCTTTCGCGGCTGGATGCATTCGCAAACAGTTCTGGAAAGCAGGGCCTATTTTGCGACCCTGCATTTTTATCAATATATGCGCCGCGTTTCCACAGACCTTGTAGCTGTGTGGAATGGCATCAATCTTCCTTTGGCGGCCGCTGCAAGAGTGGCGGGAAAACTCGGTAAGAAAACGGTGTTTTTTGAAAATGGCTATCTCCAAAATACAACTACGCTGGATCCCCTGGGCGTCAATTATCGTAATAGCTTAGTAAACAAACCGCGCTCTTTTTATGATGCCGTAGTTCCGCAGGAACAGCTTCTTGCCGCGTTATATAGTGCGGCGGTGACAGTTCGGGAAATAAGGAGCAAATGGTACCAAAGCTTGACAAGAAAGCAAACCAGCAGCCAGGCGGAGGATGTTATCCTGCCGGATAAATTTATTTTTCTGCCGTTTCAGGTGCACGATGATACGCAGGTGCTGTTGTATTCCCCGCAGCTCAAGTCAATGGATCAATTCGTGGATTGTGCAGTGAACGCTGTAAAACGGTATAATCTAAGGCATGGCGAAAATCTTTGGATTGTTGCCAAAGAGCATCCTTCCGATTTTGGCCGGGTAGATTATTCTTCGTTGAAGGCGAAGTACCAACAGGATAATATTTTGTTTCTGCGCTATTATCCGACGCCTGAGTTAATTGTCCGGGCATCCGGGGTTATTACCTTAAATTCTACCGTAGGTATTGAGGCTTTAGTCCGTCATAAGCCTGTTATCACGCTGGGGAGCTCATTCTATAACGTGGCCGGGCTGGTCTGCCATGTTGCACAGGCAGACCAGCTAGCCGAATATATTCCGTTTATCAATGCAGCGCCTGATCATCTGTTAATTGACAAGTTCTTGTATTATTTACGCTACTCTTATTTGGCGGAAGGCTCATGGCGTCAGCCGGATGAGCAGCATTTTGCCAGCATTGAAGGAAAGATTTCGGAAATTTTGCAGCAACCCTTTGTTTAACTTCCGCCAGGTCGGACTGGGCAGGAGTTTTCTTGGGAATCACCGCATTATGTGACGGACAAGAAGCCGGAAACCTAAACAGGTACCCGTCTCCTTATTTGGTTGCGTTGCGGCTGGTTGTCAAGGGGGTGCAAACTATGATATTATAGTACAACTAATGATGAATGGAGATATCAATGATGCCTGAACTGCCCAATTGCCCAAAATGTAATTCGGAATACACATATGAGGATAGAAGTCTGTTTGTCTGCCCGGAATGCGCTCATGAGTGGACTGTGGAGTCAGCGCCCGAAGCCGGTGAAGGAAAAAAGCTATTCAAAGACGCCAATGGAAATATCTTAAACGACGGCGACTCGGTCACCGTAATCAAAGACCTAAAAGTAAAAGGGAGTTCGGCTGTTGTTAAAATAGGTACAAAGGTAAAAAATATACGGTTGATTGAGGGAGATCATGATATTGACTGCCAGATTGACGGTTTTGGCGCTATGAAGCTGAAATCTGCATTTGTTAAAAAAATATAGCAGCAACAGATCAACACAGTACAAGGGACAAAAAACGCCTGAGTCCCCGGAGGTCAGAGGTGAAAGCGAACAGCTGCCGGTTTTGGCGGCTGTTTTTTTATGCAAGCCGGATTTTCTAAGGTGCTCCCAAAAGATATGCTTGACAAAATGATTAGATATTAATAGGATGATATTAACAAAATGATAATATCAGAAAAATTAGTTTTGGATTTATTTACGTTTAACTCTCAATGAACTGTCAATTGATGAAAATGGGGTAGCTGATAATCGCTCGAGGGGGCAACAAATGTGAAAAGAATGAACTTAACGATGCTGACGGATTTTTATGAGATCACTATGGCAAATGGGTATTTCCAGAATGGTTTGAAAGACAAAATTGCTTATTTTGACATGTTTTTCCGGAAGGTTCCGGATGACGGCGGTTTTGCCATTATGGCCGGACTGGAGCAGGTAATCCAGTATTTAAAAAACCTGCACTTCGATGATGCGGATATCGAATATTTGAGGGGCAAAGGTCTGTTTAATGAAGAATTTTTACAATATATTAAAGAGTTCAAGTTTAGCTGTGACGTTTGGTCAGTGCTTGAAGGAACTCCGGTT
This window contains:
- a CDS encoding TonB-dependent receptor, with protein sequence MKKKLSPARKRLLYALVGSSLFWHMPALVSAEDMAETAATGQTAAQADASAALTDRQRVFTLEGVEVTASRQTLSPAYAGGQVARGANLGVLGNRDFMDTPFNVASYTARIIEDQQANTLYDVLINDPSVRFTTPTGQAAEYYKIRGLDVAMEHLYFNGMSGLAPYYRVPVEFLERVDVLKGPGSLLYGGVNASVGGAINLAPKRADEEDLTNFTASYTSSSHLGGHLDIGRRFGKNKEWGVRFNGLYADGDTETDGQSKERLLGALGVDYRSDRWRLSLDAYGSQDYYENGLISMYQLQSNHIKAPHGSTNLFKGTSGAARNNGILFKGEYDLQDNLTTYFGFGQAASRATGFINGNHILLVQADGTAYPRNLFKQNFWNDATSAELGLRGAYQTGSVKHQLVLSSSFLDNEYSSTFNRYVPTPYMSGFPISIYDDSYSFADLFDSVSWTGKGGKTTTSKLSSFLLADTLSFNEEKVQLTLGLRRQSVKTENFIAATGARTAKHDDDKTLPVVGFVAKPWGDSVALYGNYIKALSPGDQVLSTSGYTNAGQLMAPYTSKQTEIGVKWDRGNFANTLALFQINKPNTMVVTNSLDEKTQTYDGEQESRGVEWSTFGQIAENVRILGGITYLRGEITKAASAATKGNTPFGVPKWTMNAGVEWDTPWNKDLTLSLRAVYTDSQYINNANTIKLPSWVRYDLGARYKTEINNTPVTYRLSVENLLDKKYWAGAFSMEGFATLGGPRTVKLSATMQF
- a CDS encoding ABC transporter ATP-binding protein; the encoded protein is MNSIATENLSVAYENNLVVDNLNTQIPRGEITAIIGPNGCGKSTLLKTLGRILKPKNGVVYLNGNDIRQLSTREIAKKMAILPQSPLAPAGLTVGELVAYGRFPYQRGLGKLKPEDKNIIDWALAATKLTELEITAVDNLSGGQRQRVWIAMALAQQTDLILLDEPTTYLDLSYQLELLELLYQLNREQGCTIVMVLHDLNLAARFADYMVAIRRGTIIRHGSPREVMTAGVLRETFRIDASIITDPRTGRPTCISYDLIKAE
- a CDS encoding FecCD family ABC transporter permease, coding for MMTNQRQTIETYKRKIALRRSAIVTACLALLMLSFIISMNTGYTKLSPPDTLRTLLGGGTARENLILFDFRLPRIMISILVGAGLALSGCIIQGVAKNALADPGLLGINAGAGLMVILYVLFFGTQSFLSVFTLPFLALFGAGVTAVIIYGLAFKKEEGIAPLRLILTGVAVQAGISSLTTVLVVKLADTQFDFVATWQAGSIWASNWKFVLALLPWLLLLIPYVLFKSRVLDVLNLGDELAHSLGASVERERRRLLAAAVALAASCVAVSGGISFVGLIAPHLARRLVGPGHRILLPACALTGAVLVSAADTVARVILQPSEIPAGIMVAIIGAPYFLYLLMKSR
- a CDS encoding ABC transporter substrate-binding protein: MKRLLGLFLSLALLTALLAGCAKAPADHKPNAPGTTSAANAQQAAWPRTLTDAAGNKVVLQKQPQRIAILHSLYLEYFFALETPPVASMGASKGNAMTALTEWQTLKPYAGTADIIDLGSARDLNLEAVLAANPDVIVTFKGQGHLAQIYDQLIQIAPVIQIDFNAAWQDQTLACAEIVGKEALARDFIKETEIIIASAKDKLRKHNDKTIALFRTDGKSFISRGTQEYYETFGIAKPPGYPDDYQTLSLEAVAEMNPDYIIFQDSTQAAQTFVKAQESSSVWQSLTAVNSGQVLFFDDSLNTFGPLALRVTAGELLRVFSEQS
- a CDS encoding FecCD family ABC transporter permease — protein: MPPIRFTIEESQVQAAMNGRETTTGMHQTNKPAQPVQIKGHAWTAWFIMGAGPGLLALLMAVSITRGAAEIPLSSIWDALFRFDAKNTQHLIVVDLRLPRVIASALVGAALAVAGAVMQGATRNPLADSGLLGLNAGAGFALSVCFAFFPRLGYMQIIFFSFLGAAVGAALVGGIASLRRGGATPMRLVLAGAAVSALLAALSQGIALYFGVAQNMMFWTAGGVAGSNWEQIRIMTPWILGALLGAIALARSISLMSLGQDVAKGLGLNTAVANVLCFLIVLILAGAAVSVVGAVGFVGLIIPHLARYFVGVDYRWVIPSSAVLGALLLVLADLGARTLNPPFEAPIGALIGLVGVPFFLYLARKQRMGL